The proteins below are encoded in one region of Anguilla anguilla isolate fAngAng1 chromosome 3, fAngAng1.pri, whole genome shotgun sequence:
- the foxo4 gene encoding forkhead box protein O4 translates to MEEEKVPPIDPDFEPQSRPRSCTWPLHRPDISAVKQEGADGAESTAGTPPAEEDKQEPPQITSEPEKAVTSEGGAVTGVGGATPRKGSSRRNAWGSQSYADLISQAIENSPEKRLTLAQIYDWMVKTVPYFKDKGDSNSSAGWKNSIRHNLSLHNKFLRVHNESTGKSSWWMLNPEGGKTGKAPRRRAASMDNSSKLLKSRMRAKQTKKQAGGAGPGGAGPGEGGGGAGGADSPGSSQQFSKWGVNSSSPSSRGSLDDPDMWTSFRPRTSSNASTLSGRLSPIAPGHEDEDELPEEGLLGGYSASTSVPPTLTETLMEDLDLIDGLTLMTSQQGGASPSPAPPAPPTPLPSASTLLPRGAGFPSYRPLLPSKPPQPPAQPGVQSSVSQGAGSNPPSTSSFGNSLFNPLPAPGSRGSHFGVRVPSSLEALLTSDSPPPSDVMMTQVDPLMPSQGRAGLLGLGGAMAEGRGKTGQLLLGKGMEQNMSLQQHQQQHQQQHQHQQQQQHQQQQQQQHQQHQHQHQQQPQHQQPQLGLGMLLPGMTPDPSQMTALKAQLAQGSGCPAGSGMLLGGGGMALAGGNGGLQAVGPFASPSCFLPSQDRLPTDLDIDMFTENLDCDVDYIINSDLMDGDAIDFNFDPIPQGGQGYAGPATTQSSSHNWVPS, encoded by the exons atggaagaagaaAAGGTACCCCCGATCGACCCAGACTTTGAGCCTCAAAGCCGCCCGAGGTCGTGCACATGGCCGCTGCATAGGCCCGACATCTCAGCTGTCAAACAGGAGGGGGCGGATGGTGCGGAGTCCACCGCGGGAACACCGCCCGCAGAAGAGGACAAGCAGGAGCCTCCGCAAATCACATCCGAGCCCGAGAAAGCGGTCACTTCAGAGGGAGGCGCTGTGACCGGAGTGGGCGGAGCGACACCTCGAAAGGGTTCTTCGCGACGCAACGCTTGGGGGAGCCAGTCCTATGCAGACCTCATCAGTCAGGCCATCGAGAATTCACCTGAGAAGCGGCTAACTCTGGCGCAGATATATGACTGGATGGTGAAAACCGTGCCCTACTTCAAGGATAAAGGAGACAGCAATAGTTCTGCTGGATGGAAG AACTCAATCCGCCACAACCTGTCGCTGCACAACAAGTTCCTGCGCGTTCACAACGAGTCCACGGGCAAGAGCTCGTGGTGGATGCTGAACCCGGAGGGGGGCAAGACGGGCAAGGCCccgcgccgccgcgccgcctccatggacaacagcagcaagctgcTCAAGAGCCGCATGCGCGCCAAGCAGACCAAGAAgcaggcgggcggggcggggcccgggggggcggggcctggggagggcgggggcggggccggaggcgCGGACAGCCCCGGCTCCTCCCAGCAGTTCTCCAAGTGGGGGGTGAACAGCAGCAGCCCGTCGTCGCGCGGCAGCCTGGACGACCCGGACATGTGGACCAGCTTCCGGCCCCGCACCAGCTCCAACGCCAGCACGCTGAGCGGCCGGCTGTCCCCCATCGCGCCGGGGcacgaggacgaggacgagctGCCCGAGGAGGGCCTGCTGGGGGGCTACTCGGCCAGCACCAGTGTGCCGCCCACCCTCACCGAAACGCTGATGGAGGACCTGGACCTCATCGACGGGCTCACCCTGATGACCAGCCAGCAGGGCGGGGCcagccccagccctgcccccccggcccctcccacccccctgccctccgCCTCCACCCTCCTACCCCGGGGCGCTGGCTTCCCCTCGtaccgccccctgctgccctccaagcccccccagccccccgcccagCCTGGGGTTCAGTCCTCCGTCTCTCAGGGTGCCGGCTCCAACCCTCCCTCCACATCCAGCTTTGGCAACTCCCTCTTTAACCCCCTGCCCGCTCCCGGCTCCCGCGGCTCCCACTTTGGGGTGCGCGTGCCCTCCAGCCTGGAGGCTCTGCTCACCTCCGATTCGCCGCCTCCCAGCGACGTCATGATGACCCAGGTGGACCCGCTGATGCCCAGCCAGGGTAGGGCGGGGCTGCTCGGACTGGGCGGGGCCATGGCGGAGGGTCGGGGTAAGACCGGACAGCTGCTGCTAGGCAAGGGCATGGAGCAGAACATGAGCCTGCAGCAACACCAGCAGCAACATCAACAGCaacaccagcaccagcagcagcagcaacatcaacagcaacagcagcagcagcaccagcagcaccagcaccagcaccagcagcagccccagcaCCAGCAGCCCCAGCTCGGGCTGGGCATGCTGCTGCCAGGCATGACCCCGGACCCCTCCCAGATGACCGCGCTCAAGGCGCAGCTCGCACAGGGCTCGGGCTGTCCGGCGGGCAGCGGGATGCTGCTAGGCGGCGGCGGCATGGCGTTGGCGGGCGGTAACGGCGGTCTCCAGGCCGTGGGCCCGTTCGCCAGCCCCAGCTGCTTCCTCCCCAGCCAGGACCGGCTGCCCACCGACCTGGACATCGACATGTTCACCGAGAACTTGGACTGCGACGTGGACTACATCATCAACAGCGACCTCATGGACGGGGACGCCATCGACTTCAACTTTGACCCCATTCCGCAGGGCGGTCAGGGTTACGCAGGCCCCGCAACCACCCAGAGCTCCTCCCACAACTGGGTCCCCAGCTAA